One window of Microbacterium sp. Root61 genomic DNA carries:
- a CDS encoding DUF2075 domain-containing protein, producing the protein MTPFEIERLNLTSGAISGWAAGNERLRNWPVVYVLDGATPSGAGSVYVGETVNAAARMRQHLANPAKSVFRSVRVVIDDTFNKSACLDLESHLIRWLAGDGQFTVMNGNEGIIDARYYERDRYRESFRDIFEKLRSEGVFQRSIPEIENSDLFKLSPFKVLTPEQAIAVEDIVEGLLADLETGASSASVIEGQPGTGKTIIAIFLMKLLADIRDHSDADEVEPDSMFADFFVPENRALLAGLRIGFVVPQQSLRESIKRVFKKTPKVTERQILTPFDVGSSDQPWDLLIVDETHRLNQRANQSSGVNNKRFITINEKFFGADDPSKTQLDWIRAQSRHQIYLLDAEQTVRPADLPQNVLRSLVEEARLTHRRYPLSTQMRVRAGADYVQFVRDVLRGESGATVRPDFGDYDLRFFDNLASMQRAIVDRNTEHGLARLIAGYAWEWKSNRDKGAFDIELDGVSLRWNSQAKDWINSPGSIHEVGSIHTVQGYDLNYAGVIIGNDLRYDPHSRRLFIDRGSYRDAKGKENNKQRGIAYSDDDLLEFIRNIYGVLLTRGMRGTYVYVCDPALREYIAGVIGGDGNDGSARGDFLRK; encoded by the coding sequence ATGACGCCCTTTGAGATCGAGCGACTGAACCTCACGTCGGGCGCGATCTCGGGTTGGGCTGCCGGCAACGAGCGCCTCAGGAACTGGCCGGTCGTCTATGTGCTCGATGGTGCCACCCCGTCTGGGGCTGGCTCCGTCTACGTCGGTGAGACGGTCAACGCCGCTGCGCGAATGCGCCAGCATCTCGCGAACCCCGCCAAGAGCGTTTTCCGGAGCGTGCGCGTTGTCATCGACGACACCTTCAACAAATCGGCGTGTCTCGATCTGGAATCTCATCTCATCCGCTGGCTCGCAGGCGACGGCCAGTTCACCGTGATGAACGGCAACGAGGGCATCATCGATGCTCGGTACTACGAGCGCGACCGATACAGGGAGAGTTTTCGCGACATCTTCGAGAAGCTGCGATCAGAGGGAGTGTTTCAACGCAGCATCCCTGAGATCGAGAACAGTGACCTCTTCAAACTGTCGCCATTCAAAGTGCTCACGCCGGAGCAAGCAATCGCCGTCGAGGACATTGTGGAAGGACTCCTCGCCGACCTCGAGACTGGAGCGTCGTCCGCAAGCGTCATCGAGGGGCAGCCTGGGACGGGCAAGACCATCATCGCGATCTTCCTGATGAAGCTACTCGCGGATATCCGCGACCATAGTGATGCAGATGAAGTCGAGCCAGACTCAATGTTCGCCGATTTCTTCGTCCCCGAGAATCGCGCGCTGCTTGCGGGCCTTCGGATCGGGTTCGTTGTACCTCAGCAGTCTCTCCGCGAGTCGATCAAGCGCGTGTTCAAGAAGACGCCCAAGGTCACGGAGCGGCAGATCCTGACGCCCTTCGACGTTGGGTCATCTGATCAGCCATGGGACCTCCTGATCGTGGACGAGACTCATCGCCTGAACCAGCGGGCGAACCAGTCTTCGGGTGTAAACAACAAGCGGTTCATCACCATCAACGAAAAGTTCTTCGGCGCCGACGACCCGTCGAAGACGCAGCTGGACTGGATCCGCGCCCAGAGTCGGCACCAAATCTATCTGCTCGACGCCGAACAGACCGTGCGCCCGGCTGACTTGCCCCAGAATGTCCTCCGATCGCTCGTTGAGGAGGCCAGATTGACGCATCGCCGGTATCCGCTGTCCACCCAGATGCGCGTGCGCGCGGGCGCCGACTACGTACAGTTCGTTCGAGACGTCCTACGGGGGGAGTCCGGCGCGACCGTGCGACCTGACTTCGGCGACTATGACCTGAGATTCTTCGACAACCTTGCTTCAATGCAGCGTGCGATTGTCGATCGCAACACCGAGCATGGCCTCGCGCGCCTCATCGCAGGCTATGCATGGGAGTGGAAAAGCAATCGCGACAAGGGAGCGTTTGATATCGAACTGGATGGCGTGAGCCTGCGCTGGAATAGCCAAGCGAAGGACTGGATCAATAGTCCGGGATCCATCCATGAGGTGGGCTCAATTCACACCGTCCAGGGTTACGACCTCAACTACGCCGGCGTCATCATCGGCAACGACCTCCGGTACGATCCGCACTCGCGACGGCTCTTCATCGACCGCGGCTCCTATCGCGATGCGAAGGGCAAAGAGAACAACAAGCAACGCGGCATCGCCTACTCCGACGACGACCTGCTCGAGTTCATCCGCAACATCTATGGGGTGCTACTGACCCGCGGGATGCGCGGGACTTACGTGTACGTGTGTGACCCTGCTCTTCGGGAGTACATCGCAGGTGTGATCGGTGGTGATGGCAATGACGGATCGGCGCGAGGCGACTTCCTACGCAAATAG
- a CDS encoding nucleotide pyrophosphohydrolase produces the protein MRDERDWGQFHTAENLAKSIAIEAGELLECFQWDPDADDARVKEELADVVTYCILLADRLGVDLDAIVTAKLESTRAKYPAEKAKGRSTKYDAL, from the coding sequence ATGCGTGACGAGCGCGACTGGGGTCAGTTCCACACGGCTGAGAACCTTGCAAAGAGCATCGCTATCGAGGCAGGGGAGCTTCTCGAGTGCTTCCAGTGGGACCCCGATGCCGATGATGCTCGCGTCAAAGAAGAGCTGGCCGATGTGGTCACATACTGCATTCTGTTGGCAGACCGACTTGGTGTCGATCTCGATGCCATCGTGACAGCGAAGCTGGAGTCCACCCGAGCGAAGTACCCCGCCGAGAAAGCGAAAGGTCGGAGCACAAAGTATGACGCCCTTTGA
- a CDS encoding DUF4041 domain-containing protein: MPDPAWPEPPIGWVLWLAPDGAAETASPAEEVLSAVPVQPPEVVEPAIASSAELDFLRRENSALRAQLAEVASPDYVELSDARVLQDVGIYRYHHPLESAAAYQDRLASIETRIAEVVKAGRAIVKSEMFTFNNSLAQGRRMTDDLAKLMLRAYNSEADNALRSLRAGNVVTAKRRLDASRSAIAKLGSMMEMRISDEFHDLRFEELELTADWLMKKQEEREVARDERARLREEQRVAKELADERARLDKERAHLVNMLAALDERGELDPALAARLAEVDDAIAQNDFRAANIRAGYVYVISNEGAFGRDVVKIGLTRRLEPRERIYELGGASVPFRFDTHTLYFSEDAVTLEAELHRHFASRAVNQANSRKEFFFATPAQVREVLVEKVGSMLEFTESADAIEYRQSVGAWPVRDVGLRG, encoded by the coding sequence GTGCCCGATCCGGCGTGGCCTGAGCCGCCCATTGGCTGGGTATTGTGGCTCGCGCCCGACGGCGCCGCCGAGACGGCGTCTCCGGCGGAGGAAGTCCTGTCTGCGGTGCCGGTCCAACCCCCCGAGGTCGTTGAGCCGGCGATCGCTTCTTCCGCCGAGCTGGACTTCTTGAGGCGCGAGAACAGCGCCCTACGAGCGCAACTCGCTGAGGTGGCCTCGCCGGACTATGTCGAACTCAGCGATGCTCGCGTCCTCCAAGACGTAGGTATCTACCGATATCACCACCCGCTCGAGTCGGCGGCTGCCTATCAAGATCGTCTCGCCTCGATCGAGACTCGGATAGCCGAAGTAGTGAAGGCGGGGCGGGCAATCGTCAAGTCGGAGATGTTCACGTTCAACAACTCGCTCGCGCAGGGTCGGCGGATGACGGACGACCTCGCAAAGCTGATGCTCCGCGCTTACAACTCAGAAGCGGACAATGCACTTCGGTCGCTGCGCGCGGGCAACGTCGTTACGGCGAAGCGGCGACTCGATGCTTCGCGCAGCGCGATCGCGAAGCTTGGTTCGATGATGGAGATGCGAATCAGTGATGAGTTCCACGATCTTCGATTCGAGGAGCTTGAGCTCACAGCAGATTGGCTGATGAAGAAGCAAGAAGAGCGCGAAGTTGCCCGCGACGAGCGCGCGCGACTGCGTGAGGAGCAGCGCGTCGCCAAGGAGCTCGCGGACGAGCGAGCGCGTCTGGATAAGGAACGGGCCCACCTTGTCAATATGCTCGCCGCACTCGACGAGAGAGGTGAGCTGGACCCGGCACTCGCCGCCAGACTCGCCGAAGTCGACGACGCGATCGCGCAGAACGACTTCCGTGCCGCGAACATTCGAGCTGGGTACGTATATGTGATCTCAAACGAGGGCGCATTCGGGAGAGACGTTGTGAAGATCGGGCTTACGCGACGACTCGAACCTCGAGAGCGCATCTACGAGCTTGGCGGTGCCTCAGTGCCGTTCCGATTCGATACCCACACGTTGTACTTCTCGGAAGATGCGGTGACTTTGGAGGCCGAGCTGCACCGTCACTTCGCCTCGCGGGCGGTGAATCAGGCAAACTCGCGCAAGGAGTTCTTCTTCGCGACTCCTGCTCAGGTTCGTGAGGTGCTGGTCGAGAAAGTTGGCAGCATGCTGGAGTTCACCGAAAGTGCTGACGCCATTGAGTATCGCCAGTCCGTTGGTGCATGGCCAGTAAGGGACGTCGGGCTTAGAGGTTGA
- a CDS encoding HIRAN domain-containing protein, whose amino-acid sequence MDARLESFPFQDGMFAPLGENAYAPVVPTQAMGFTDDTEWEVVGESRYLDEIKRIKNLMDTDVEEGTLMALLVAEPGNPFDRHAVRVDLVWEYQRETCGYLPREQAYRIQPLVRQANEDGLLVFLNATMYGGTVEKPNIGVWLSAVTTTPNARDYFEVRQEREAEREERAMLGAQEDALTAEYRRSLGKPATADPVEQVADVEPKKKSLWKRFGF is encoded by the coding sequence ATGGATGCACGTCTCGAATCGTTCCCATTCCAGGACGGCATGTTCGCGCCTCTCGGCGAGAACGCCTACGCGCCCGTCGTCCCTACGCAGGCGATGGGGTTCACTGATGACACTGAATGGGAAGTGGTCGGCGAGTCTCGCTATCTCGACGAGATCAAGCGAATCAAGAATCTGATGGACACCGACGTCGAGGAGGGAACACTCATGGCGCTACTTGTCGCGGAACCAGGCAATCCCTTCGATCGTCACGCTGTGCGAGTCGACCTCGTGTGGGAGTACCAGCGCGAGACCTGCGGCTATTTGCCCCGCGAACAGGCCTATCGGATTCAGCCTCTAGTGCGTCAAGCTAACGAAGACGGACTCCTGGTCTTCTTGAATGCCACCATGTACGGCGGCACTGTTGAAAAGCCAAACATTGGGGTATGGCTCTCCGCGGTCACAACGACCCCCAACGCGCGCGACTATTTTGAGGTGCGCCAGGAACGGGAGGCGGAGCGCGAGGAGCGCGCAATGCTCGGAGCGCAGGAAGACGCTCTGACAGCTGAGTACCGGCGTTCGTTGGGAAAGCCAGCGACTGCGGATCCCGTCGAGCAAGTCGCCGACGTTGAGCCCAAAAAGAAGTCACTCTGGAAGCGGTTCGGCTTCTAG
- a CDS encoding DnaJ domain-containing protein, whose translation MTLDEARAHLGVTPAATVDEIRDAFRRQARALHPDLHPEANPVDRARLGREFHNAREARDILVRYTGDPLRRPAPDRPHPQPSTPRRPAPAEPTRANRAAPPPRVTMRFDEFVAWTDAAGFGTGVRSPRHVDWTRIIVWSTLGLVIVGLVAGAITYSTLI comes from the coding sequence ATGACTCTCGACGAAGCGCGAGCTCACCTCGGCGTGACCCCAGCTGCGACCGTCGACGAGATTCGCGATGCATTCCGGCGACAAGCACGAGCGCTCCATCCCGATCTCCATCCCGAGGCCAACCCCGTGGATCGCGCACGACTCGGACGCGAGTTTCACAACGCGCGCGAAGCCCGCGACATCCTCGTTCGCTACACCGGCGATCCGCTCCGCCGCCCCGCGCCCGATCGCCCACATCCACAGCCATCAACACCGCGTCGGCCGGCGCCGGCTGAGCCGACGCGGGCCAATCGCGCGGCACCCCCGCCCCGCGTCACAATGCGATTCGACGAGTTTGTCGCGTGGACGGACGCCGCCGGGTTCGGCACGGGCGTTCGCTCACCTCGCCATGTCGACTGGACGCGCATCATCGTGTGGTCGACGCTCGGACTAGTCATCGTCGGTCTCGTAGCTGGGGCGATCACCTATTCCACCCTCATCTGA
- a CDS encoding (deoxy)nucleoside triphosphate pyrophosphohydrolase, which yields MTRRIIVVGAVIVSEGRVLAARRGPGRSLPGAWEFPGGKIEDGESPQEALAREVLEELRIAIRVGDKIITTTHEYEFGVVTLTTYYCEPLSGVPQLTEHSAVRWLAPDELPSVEWAPADVPAVERIRSDFTLNESCDDRETP from the coding sequence ATGACCAGACGGATCATCGTGGTTGGCGCGGTGATAGTGAGCGAAGGACGAGTACTCGCTGCGCGGAGGGGGCCGGGCAGAAGCCTTCCCGGCGCGTGGGAGTTTCCCGGCGGGAAGATCGAAGACGGCGAATCGCCACAAGAGGCGCTCGCTCGCGAGGTTCTCGAGGAGCTGCGAATCGCCATCCGTGTCGGCGACAAGATCATCACCACCACTCACGAGTACGAGTTCGGCGTTGTCACGCTCACGACGTACTATTGCGAGCCCCTCTCCGGGGTCCCGCAGCTCACCGAGCACTCGGCGGTTCGCTGGCTCGCACCGGACGAACTCCCGTCCGTGGAGTGGGCACCGGCCGATGTGCCGGCCGTCGAACGAATCCGATCCGACTTCACCCTGAACGAGTCATGCGACGACCGCGAGACCCCGTAA
- a CDS encoding tyrosine-type recombinase/integrase: MGSITPYETVKGRRYRVRYRKPDRTEAEKRGFTTMREAKLYLSMVTVSKSKGEYIDPSSSRVPVRMFADSWLRSKQPPMSKPSYYMTLERAWKNHVAPVWADREISSIRRSEVQDWVSDLASRKSRTVVLRALGILAGILDVAIDDRRLASNPARHVRNLPRQGPGKRRVYLTHDQVATLAACSAYPTLVLTLAYTGLRWGEATGLRVRSVNRLRRRFVIEENAVMIAYEIHVGTPKTHEKRSVPYPARLVPMIEQACAGKGPEGLLFGDGIKHMRNSGDKGWFANAVRRAQEFDPSIPRVTPHDLRHTAASLAISSGANVKAVQRMLGHASAAMTLDTYADLFEDDLDEVATRLNDQMPLVALPSGPQTRYARPS; encoded by the coding sequence ATGGGAAGCATCACCCCGTACGAAACGGTCAAGGGCCGCCGCTACCGCGTGCGCTATCGCAAGCCGGATCGCACCGAGGCGGAGAAGCGCGGCTTCACGACGATGCGCGAAGCGAAGCTGTACCTCTCCATGGTCACCGTGTCGAAATCGAAGGGCGAGTACATCGACCCGTCCTCATCGCGGGTCCCGGTCCGGATGTTCGCCGACAGCTGGCTGCGATCCAAGCAGCCGCCGATGTCCAAGCCCTCGTACTACATGACCCTCGAGCGGGCGTGGAAAAACCACGTCGCTCCGGTCTGGGCCGACAGGGAGATCTCGTCGATCCGGCGTTCTGAAGTCCAGGATTGGGTGTCCGACCTCGCTTCACGGAAGTCGCGTACGGTCGTCCTTCGCGCCCTGGGGATCCTCGCCGGCATCCTCGATGTCGCCATCGACGATCGTCGTCTCGCCAGCAATCCGGCCCGCCACGTGCGCAATCTTCCTCGGCAAGGGCCGGGCAAGCGTCGCGTGTATCTGACACACGACCAGGTGGCGACGCTGGCGGCGTGCTCGGCGTATCCGACGCTCGTCCTGACGTTGGCGTACACCGGCCTGCGCTGGGGCGAGGCGACAGGACTGCGGGTGCGCAGCGTGAACCGGTTACGCCGGCGCTTCGTCATCGAGGAAAACGCAGTGATGATCGCCTACGAGATCCACGTCGGCACTCCGAAAACGCACGAGAAGCGCTCGGTCCCCTACCCTGCGCGTCTGGTTCCGATGATCGAGCAGGCGTGCGCCGGCAAGGGACCGGAGGGGCTGCTGTTCGGCGACGGGATCAAGCACATGCGCAACTCGGGGGACAAAGGATGGTTCGCAAACGCGGTGCGGCGCGCGCAGGAGTTCGATCCGTCCATTCCGCGGGTCACTCCTCACGACCTGCGTCACACCGCCGCGTCGCTCGCGATCAGCTCGGGTGCGAATGTGAAGGCCGTGCAGCGGATGCTCGGCCATGCGTCGGCCGCAATGACGCTCGACACCTACGCCGATCTCTTCGAGGACGACCTGGATGAAGTCGCGACGAGACTGAACGACCAGATGCCGCTCGTGGCTCTTCCATCGGGTCCGCAGACCCGCTACGCCCGACCGTCGTAA
- a CDS encoding bleomycin resistance protein — MTTPWRGSSAAILPVADLQRAVDFYRGIGFEAEIAAVGGYAFVEAGGIRFHLSETVGFDPFVHAAMVYLYVDDVDAVHAAIDLEDAASLIYAELVARRSRGESLARIRPVQDESWGMREFSFADPDNNLIRVGTPLAVS; from the coding sequence ATGACGACGCCATGGCGAGGATCCTCTGCGGCGATCCTCCCGGTCGCCGACCTGCAGCGTGCTGTCGACTTCTATCGCGGCATCGGGTTCGAGGCCGAGATCGCCGCGGTCGGCGGCTACGCGTTCGTCGAGGCGGGCGGGATCCGGTTCCACCTGTCCGAGACGGTGGGCTTCGATCCGTTCGTGCACGCCGCGATGGTCTACCTGTACGTGGACGACGTCGACGCGGTGCACGCCGCGATCGACTTGGAGGATGCGGCATCCCTCATCTACGCCGAGCTGGTGGCACGACGTTCGCGCGGCGAATCGCTCGCACGGATCCGCCCCGTGCAAGACGAGTCCTGGGGCATGCGCGAGTTCTCCTTCGCCGACCCCGACAACAACCTCATCCGCGTGGGCACGCCGCTCGCGGTCTCGTAG
- a CDS encoding NAD(P)-dependent alcohol dehydrogenase, giving the protein MVGRPMKAVVYDRYGPPEVLRIADVPIPKPRAGQVLVRVVATSVNLSDWEGLHGSPAYARFGGLFAPRRHILGSDIAGVVEAVGADVPRFRVGDHVYGDILTVMGGFAEYAVAAESMLAIKPVELSFAQASTLPQSGAIAMQAVARAQPHGRMLINGAGGGTGSFALQLAAAAGVHVTGVDNAGKLDFMRSLGATEVIDYRIDDFTRRGPYDLIVDLVARRSVFAYRRALAPGGRYLIVGGTMRALLRVITIGALIGAMTGRRLGVLAVKPGPAHFGPLADRCVAGEVRIVIDRVFSLDEVPQALTHVGEGKALGKVVIAIDTRFE; this is encoded by the coding sequence ATGGTCGGTCGTCCGATGAAGGCCGTGGTCTACGACCGCTACGGACCGCCCGAGGTGCTCCGCATCGCGGACGTCCCCATTCCGAAGCCGCGCGCCGGCCAGGTACTTGTCCGCGTCGTCGCGACTTCGGTGAACCTCAGCGACTGGGAGGGGCTGCACGGAAGCCCGGCGTACGCCCGCTTCGGCGGGCTGTTCGCTCCCCGGCGCCACATCCTCGGGTCCGACATCGCCGGTGTGGTCGAAGCGGTCGGCGCCGACGTCCCGCGCTTCCGTGTCGGCGATCACGTGTACGGCGACATCCTGACGGTGATGGGCGGTTTCGCCGAGTACGCCGTAGCTGCCGAATCGATGCTCGCGATCAAGCCTGTCGAACTCTCATTCGCCCAGGCATCGACACTGCCGCAGTCGGGAGCGATCGCGATGCAGGCCGTCGCGAGAGCGCAGCCTCACGGACGGATGCTGATCAACGGCGCCGGGGGAGGGACGGGCTCGTTCGCCCTTCAGCTCGCCGCGGCGGCGGGCGTTCACGTCACCGGTGTCGACAACGCCGGAAAGCTCGACTTCATGCGGTCGCTCGGTGCCACCGAGGTCATCGACTATCGCATCGACGACTTCACTCGGCGAGGTCCCTACGATCTGATCGTCGACCTGGTCGCGCGGCGCTCGGTGTTCGCCTATCGTCGTGCGCTCGCCCCTGGCGGGAGGTACCTGATCGTCGGCGGCACGATGCGTGCGCTCCTCCGCGTCATAACGATCGGCGCGTTGATCGGGGCGATGACAGGCAGACGACTCGGGGTGCTCGCGGTGAAGCCGGGGCCGGCGCACTTCGGACCGCTCGCGGACCGCTGTGTCGCGGGGGAGGTGCGCATCGTCATCGACCGGGTGTTCTCCCTCGACGAAGTGCCGCAGGCCCTCACCCATGTCGGTGAAGGGAAGGCGCTCGGCAAAGTCGTGATCGCCATCGACACTCGGTTCGAGTGA
- a CDS encoding EI24 domain-containing protein, whose protein sequence is MREFARGMAMLGGGFAYWPKRPGLMALGLLPAAVVGAVFLAGLITLGAFLPGLTESVTPFADAWPALWATVIRITIGTAMVGAALVLVAVSFTALTLLIGEPFYDRIWRAVEGDLGSHDLDSDYGFSQSLRDGIVLVARGVGVAVLGVLIGLIPVVGGVLSTVVGVMLTGALLADELTSRALTARGIAPAGRRRLIRQSRARVLGFGVATQLCFLVPLGAVATMPAAVAGATLLARSLLDTADGGPASR, encoded by the coding sequence ATGCGCGAATTCGCCCGGGGAATGGCCATGTTGGGCGGCGGGTTCGCCTATTGGCCCAAGCGCCCCGGTCTCATGGCGCTCGGCCTCCTGCCCGCGGCGGTGGTCGGCGCAGTGTTCCTGGCCGGACTGATCACGCTGGGTGCGTTCCTTCCGGGGCTCACCGAATCGGTCACCCCGTTCGCCGACGCATGGCCGGCACTGTGGGCGACCGTCATCCGCATCACGATCGGAACTGCGATGGTCGGTGCCGCGCTCGTGCTGGTCGCGGTCTCGTTCACCGCGCTCACGCTCCTGATCGGTGAGCCCTTCTACGACCGCATCTGGCGCGCGGTGGAAGGCGATCTCGGCAGCCACGACCTCGACTCCGACTACGGGTTCTCGCAGTCGTTGCGCGACGGGATCGTGCTGGTCGCTCGCGGCGTCGGTGTGGCCGTGCTCGGCGTACTGATCGGGCTCATCCCGGTGGTGGGAGGGGTCCTCAGCACGGTCGTCGGTGTGATGCTCACGGGGGCGCTACTCGCCGACGAGCTCACCTCGCGCGCCCTGACTGCGCGAGGGATTGCGCCCGCCGGACGGCGACGGCTGATTCGACAGAGCCGCGCGCGCGTGCTGGGGTTCGGCGTCGCCACCCAGCTCTGCTTCCTCGTGCCGCTCGGCGCGGTCGCGACCATGCCGGCAGCCGTGGCTGGAGCGACCCTGCTGGCCCGTTCACTCCTCGACACCGCCGACGGGGGCCCAGCGAGTCGCTGA
- a CDS encoding endo alpha-1,4 polygalactosaminidase: MKAPLSTLALAVVALALTGCATAFAPAITLPPTGGAPDYQLGGAYDPPAGVTIVARDRTAEPAKGLYSICYVNGFQTQPGERAIWPDDLLLHNESGAPLIDPGWPDEVLLDTSTEAKRDGIIDIVTPWIRGCADAGFQAVEFDNLDSFTRSLGALAAEDNTALAIALVEVTHDAGLAAGQKNTAELTTPLHERAGFDFAVVEECVQFDECTRYTDVYGDRVIAIEYSDASAVSFAEACADAKTPASVVLRDRDLVARDDPDYVFELC; encoded by the coding sequence GTGAAAGCACCGCTCAGCACGTTGGCCCTCGCTGTCGTCGCGCTCGCCCTCACCGGATGCGCAACCGCATTCGCGCCTGCGATCACGCTGCCGCCCACCGGCGGCGCCCCCGACTACCAGCTCGGCGGAGCCTACGATCCGCCCGCCGGCGTCACGATCGTCGCGCGGGACCGAACGGCGGAACCAGCGAAGGGGCTCTACTCGATCTGCTATGTCAACGGCTTCCAGACGCAGCCCGGCGAGCGCGCCATCTGGCCCGACGACCTGCTGCTGCACAACGAGAGTGGCGCTCCGCTGATCGATCCGGGATGGCCCGACGAGGTGCTGCTGGATACATCGACCGAAGCGAAGCGCGACGGGATCATCGACATCGTGACCCCGTGGATTCGCGGATGTGCCGATGCGGGGTTCCAGGCCGTCGAGTTCGACAACCTCGACAGCTTCACACGGTCGCTCGGCGCGCTGGCTGCCGAAGACAACACGGCACTGGCGATCGCACTCGTGGAAGTCACCCACGATGCCGGTCTCGCCGCAGGGCAGAAGAACACGGCAGAGCTCACTACCCCGCTGCACGAGAGGGCCGGCTTCGATTTCGCCGTCGTCGAAGAGTGCGTGCAGTTCGATGAGTGCACGAGGTACACCGACGTCTATGGCGACCGCGTCATCGCGATCGAATACTCCGATGCCTCCGCAGTGTCGTTCGCCGAGGCCTGCGCCGACGCGAAGACCCCGGCATCCGTCGTCCTTCGTGATCGCGATCTGGTCGCCCGCGATGATCCCGACTACGTGTTCGAGCTCTGCTGA
- a CDS encoding nuclear transport factor 2 family protein — MSNAADFLQGYLAAWRTNDHDSIRALFAPDAVYRSRPHDPDPAVGHDRIVALWDEEQDAPDEWSYEGAVDLETPDAAAIRGVTTYTDGAKASIYDNLWLVRFDAEGRATEFTDWWVLRKV, encoded by the coding sequence ATGAGCAACGCAGCCGATTTCCTTCAGGGATACCTCGCCGCCTGGCGCACGAACGACCATGACAGCATCCGGGCGCTGTTCGCGCCGGACGCGGTGTATCGCTCGCGTCCACATGATCCCGACCCCGCGGTGGGGCACGACCGCATCGTTGCGCTGTGGGATGAAGAACAGGACGCGCCCGATGAGTGGTCGTATGAGGGCGCGGTTGACCTCGAGACCCCGGATGCTGCGGCCATTCGTGGCGTGACGACATACACGGACGGGGCGAAGGCCAGCATCTACGACAACCTCTGGCTCGTCCGTTTCGATGCCGAGGGCCGCGCGACCGAGTTCACCGACTGGTGGGTGCTGCGCAAAGTCTGA